GACGGTATCGGCATCGACCAGCTCCGCCATGACGTCGGGGTCGGCCCGGTAGTCGCTGGGCGGTGCGGTCCGGAGTTCGACGCCCAGGACGTCTGCGGCTTTCCAGAAGCTGAAGTGGCCGTGAGTCGGGACGACGACGTTCGGGTCGTCGGTGTCGGCGCGATTGCGGGCGATCCGGACCGCCTGGATGTTGGCCTCCGTGCCGCCGCTGGTGACGTAGCCTGCCGGGTCCGGCAGGCCCGTGACCGTCCCGAGCATCTCGACGGCCTCGCGTTCGAGGTCGGCGACCTCCTGGTAGGTCGCGGGGTCGCCGGGATTGGTCGCGAGGAAGCGCTCGGCTGCCTGGCGGGCCATCGGATGTGGTTCGGTGCACATCGAAGAGAGAACCCGATCGAAGTCCTGTGGCGCCGGCTCGACCCGCTGCATGCTGAAGAAGTATTGGGCGTTCTCCCGTTTAGGGATTGCGCTATCAACTGTTTTCCATCGAACGACCGTTGCAAACCGTCCGTGGCTCGCGCCGTTCAGGCTTCGAGAATCTCGTCGTCGTCGCTCTCGGGCACGACGATCGACCCCGAAAGCGTCGTGACTGCACGCCCGCCGACCTTGACCTCGGCTCCGACGCTCACCGACACCGTCCCCGGCCGGTCGAGAAAGTGCCCCTGTTCGAACGTCATCGCCGCGGTATCCTCGAGCGCGCCCTGGTGGTCGAGATACGCGCCGACTGCACCGCTGGCCGTTCCGGTCACGGGGTCCTCGTCGACCCCCGCGCCGGGCGCGAACATCCGGCCGTGCAGCGTCGAGTCGCCCGCGAGCGTGTCGAACGTGAACGCGTAGATCCCGGTCGCGCCGTGCTCGTCACAGAGGGCTTCGATCGCCCGGAAGTCAGGATCCAGTGAGGAGAGATCCGAGAAGTACTCGATGGGGACTGCGAGGAAGGGTAGGCCGGTCGAGGTCCAGGCGATCGGCAGGCCGACGGCGCTGATCGAGTCGGGATCGACGCCCAGGGCCTCGGCGACGCGCCCGAGGTCGACGTCGAGTTCGCGCACTCGGGGCGCGTTCTGGGTCATCCAGACCATCCCGTCCTCGGAGATCGAGATGTCGAGCACGCCGGCCTCGGTCTCCATGGTGTGCTGGCCCGATTCGATCACTCCCTGCTCGAAAAGCAGCGCGTGGCTGGCGATGGTCGCGTGGCCACAGAGGTCGACTTCTGTCTCGGGTGTGAAATACCTGATCTGGCGGTCGGCTTCGTCGCTCGACCGGACGAACGCGGTCTCGCTCGCGCCGAGTTCGTTCGCCAGCGCTTGCATCTGTTCGGCGTCCAGCCCGTCGGCGTCGGGGACGACACCGGCGGGATTGCCACAGGTCGGCTCGTCGGTGAACGCGTCGACGAGATAGGCGTCTCGGGTGTCCATACCGCCTGCTGGGTGGGCCTGGTGGTTAACGGTTTGGCGTCACGCCGCTTCGACGACGCCTTCGATCCAGTCCGCGAGGTCTGCGATCAGGCTCTCTGCCACGAATCCGTCTTCCGGCTGTCCGCCGGTTTCCAGCGCCCCGGCACCGTCCACGAAGTAGTGGTTCAACCCCGGGTAGGTGTGGATCCTCACGTCCGTCCGGTCACCGAGGGTGTCGCGCCAGCGCGACAGGTCGTCTGCCACCGTGACCTGTCTGTCGCGTTCGCCCTGGGCGAGCAGTATCGGTGTCTCGATCGCCGTCGCCGTCTCGACCTGGTCGTACTCGGCGAGGCTGCGCCAGAACGGCTCCCCGCCGCCTGCCAGGACTTCCTCGTCGCCGATATCGGCAGTTCGGAGTCGCTCGGCCAGCGCTCGTGTCTGTTCGAGTCGTCGTCGCTCGGCGTCGGTGAGTTCCCCGTCGCGTTCGAGTGCGTAGCGGGTCTGGTCGACGATCAGGTCCGGGAGCGGCCGGGCGTTGGCCGCGAGCAGAGCGATCCCGGCCAGGCCGCCGTCCCGACTGGCGACCCGTGGTGCGAGCGCACCGCCGAGACTGTGGCCGACCACGACGATGTCCTCGCGATCGACGCGGGGCTGCTCGCGCAGGCGCGAGACAGCTGTCAGGACGTCCTCGGTCACGACGTCGTCGATGGTGAACGCCGTCGGGTCGATCGACTGCTGGCAGGCGAACGTCCGCTTGTCGTACCGCAGGACGGCGATACCCCGACTCGCGAGTCCGACTGCGAGGTCGCGATACGGTTGTAGCGGTCCCACCGTCCCGTCACGGTCGTTCGGCCCGGACCCGTGGACGATGACGACGCCGGGAACCGCTCCGTCCCCCTCCGGGAGCGTCAGCGTCGCTCCCAGCGAACACTCCTCGGTCGCCTCCAGAGATAGCGACTCCTCGGTGTAGGCCGCGCGGTCGGCGTAGCTCGGCAGGTCACCGCCCCGGGTGTCTGTCTCCGGCCGGTCCGTCGTCCCGTCGGTCGTCGGTTCGGAGACTCCGGGCGTGGTCGTGACAGCGGGGGTTTCGGTCGGCGATTCGCTACTGCTACAGCCCGCCACTGTCAGTACCGTCGTGGTGGCGAGGGCCGTGAGGTAAGTGCGTCGTGTCGGGGACATCACGGTTTCGAGTACGGGCGCCCGATTTAAACAGGGGCGGCCCGACTTTCCGGGCCTGAAACTCGGTCGAATCCGCCCCCTTCTTGGCCGCGCGGCTCGAATCGCCGGGTGGTGACCACCGCGAATGAGTGACTTGCCCGAGGAGTTCCCCTGTACGATCACGAACTGGGAGTACATCTACGGCCTCACCCGGAACGTCAGCGACCAGGTGAAAGCCGCCGAGTTCGAGCCGGACGTCGTCGTCGCGCTGGCCCGGGGCGGCTGGTTCGCCGGCCGCTGTCTCTGTGACTTTCTCGGCCTGAACGATCTGACGAGCCTGAAGATCGAACACTACGTCGGCGCCGCCCAGGCCACCGGCACGCCCGAGATTCGCTACCCCATGCCGGAGGGTTCCGTCGAGGACAAAGACGTCCTGATCGTCGACGACATCGCCGACACGGGCAAGTCGATGGCTCACGCCAAGGAGTACGTCGAGGAGCGCGACCCCAACGAAGTGCGGACGGCGACGATCCAGTTGATGGGCGAGAAGAGCGAGTTCGAACCCGACTTCGTCGGCGAGCGCCTCGAAGAGTGGACCTGGGTCGTCTACCCCTGGAACTTCGTCGAGGACATGGTCGAGTTGATCGCTGGCGTCATGGAGAAATCCGAGCGCGAGATCTTCGATCGAACCGCCATCCGTGCAGCTATGCGGTCGTTCCACAACGTCGAACGCATCGAGATGGAGATCGCCCAGCCCAACCGGCTGGACGAGGTCCTCGCGGAGATGGAACGCCGGGACGTGATCGTGCCGGTCGGTGTTCCCGCCACCGAGGCCAGTCCCGGTGACGGCGAGTGGCAGCTGGTCGAGTAACTGCTGTCACGAACGTCTCGGACCGACTGGTCGTTCTGTTCGACGTCTCCCTACTCTTCGAAGTCCCGTCGCATCGCAATCTCGAACCAGGGACAGAGCCGCAGTTGCCGGTAGTATTCGGGGTTGTCGTGCAGTCGCCGGTAGGGAACCCACATCAGTCCGTCGACTTCCTCGGGGTTGGGGTCCAGCGACGTATCCGTCAGCGTGGCCTGCAGGACCGCACAGACCTCGTATTCGACGCCCGCGTTCTCGAAGTAGCGCTTGTACTCGAAGCGATCCGTGACGCGGAGGTTCTCGTACTGGTCGGGCGTCACTCCCAGCTCTTCTTCGAGGCGCTCGCGCGTGGCCTCGACCTGCGTCTGGCCGGCCCGGGGGTGAGAGGCGACGGTGCCGTCCCAGAAGGTGTCCCACAGACGCTTGGTGGCAGCCCGCTGAGCCAGCAGGATGTTGCCCTCACCGTCGAACAGCAGCGCGGTGAACGCGCGATGGCGGACCCCGTCGCCCGTGTGGGCGTCGAGTCGATTCACGAGTCCTTGCTCGTTGTCGTCGGCGTCGACTGCGATGACGTCCTGCTCGGCGTTCTTGTGATTCGTGTCCGCGTCGGCGTCAGCACTCATTAGCTATCACGTCGGAAGGGTGGTTCAAAAGAATACCGAGGTGGATTCCCCGCCCTTCCGAAAACCGTCGGTTTTCGGCTTTCGCAAACCTTCGATTTGCGTCAACACCGTGGGCGGGGTTGAAGCCGACGCGCTGTGACACAAATCACTTGCTATTAAGTACTTCTCTTGTTTATTGAAGGGTGTGGAAGACGATGAGTATCTGAGACGTACAGCGATTACCCGCCCTACCCTCACTGACAAGCAACAGGAGTTGCTTGACGCGACAATCGGCGAGTGGAAGACTGCCTGCAACATCAGTAGCCGAATCGGATGGGACCACGAGGAAACGCGGAAAACCTATCTCCAGGACCTCGC
The Halapricum salinum genome window above contains:
- a CDS encoding PhzF family phenazine biosynthesis protein: MDTRDAYLVDAFTDEPTCGNPAGVVPDADGLDAEQMQALANELGASETAFVRSSDEADRQIRYFTPETEVDLCGHATIASHALLFEQGVIESGQHTMETEAGVLDISISEDGMVWMTQNAPRVRELDVDLGRVAEALGVDPDSISAVGLPIAWTSTGLPFLAVPIEYFSDLSSLDPDFRAIEALCDEHGATGIYAFTFDTLAGDSTLHGRMFAPGAGVDEDPVTGTASGAVGAYLDHQGALEDTAAMTFEQGHFLDRPGTVSVSVGAEVKVGGRAVTTLSGSIVVPESDDDEILEA
- a CDS encoding alpha/beta hydrolase family protein → MSPTRRTYLTALATTTVLTVAGCSSSESPTETPAVTTTPGVSEPTTDGTTDRPETDTRGGDLPSYADRAAYTEESLSLEATEECSLGATLTLPEGDGAVPGVVIVHGSGPNDRDGTVGPLQPYRDLAVGLASRGIAVLRYDKRTFACQQSIDPTAFTIDDVVTEDVLTAVSRLREQPRVDREDIVVVGHSLGGALAPRVASRDGGLAGIALLAANARPLPDLIVDQTRYALERDGELTDAERRRLEQTRALAERLRTADIGDEEVLAGGGEPFWRSLAEYDQVETATAIETPILLAQGERDRQVTVADDLSRWRDTLGDRTDVRIHTYPGLNHYFVDGAGALETGGQPEDGFVAESLIADLADWIEGVVEAA
- a CDS encoding phosphoribosyltransferase, which produces MSDLPEEFPCTITNWEYIYGLTRNVSDQVKAAEFEPDVVVALARGGWFAGRCLCDFLGLNDLTSLKIEHYVGAAQATGTPEIRYPMPEGSVEDKDVLIVDDIADTGKSMAHAKEYVEERDPNEVRTATIQLMGEKSEFEPDFVGERLEEWTWVVYPWNFVEDMVELIAGVMEKSEREIFDRTAIRAAMRSFHNVERIEMEIAQPNRLDEVLAEMERRDVIVPVGVPATEASPGDGEWQLVE
- a CDS encoding NUDIX hydrolase, yielding MSADADADTNHKNAEQDVIAVDADDNEQGLVNRLDAHTGDGVRHRAFTALLFDGEGNILLAQRAATKRLWDTFWDGTVASHPRAGQTQVEATRERLEEELGVTPDQYENLRVTDRFEYKRYFENAGVEYEVCAVLQATLTDTSLDPNPEEVDGLMWVPYRRLHDNPEYYRQLRLCPWFEIAMRRDFEE